One region of Flavobacterium sp. KACC 22763 genomic DNA includes:
- a CDS encoding (Fe-S)-binding protein, whose amino-acid sequence MSENLVVPTMAEMLAEGKQPEVLFWVGCAGSFDDRAKKITKAFVRILNRTNVSFAVLGTEESCTGDPAKRAGNEFLFQMQAMMNIEVLNAYEAKKIVTACPHCFNTLKNEYPELGGNYEVIHHTEFLKSLIDDGRLTVEGGQFKGKKITFHDPCYLGRANKVYEAPRDLIQKLDVELVEMKRSKANGLCCGAGGAQMFKDAEPGNKEVNVLRTEDALEVKPDIIAAGCPFCNTMLTDGIKHQEKEGQVKVLDIAELIANAQDL is encoded by the coding sequence ATGTCAGAAAATTTAGTAGTACCAACAATGGCAGAAATGCTTGCCGAAGGAAAACAGCCAGAGGTTTTGTTTTGGGTAGGTTGCGCAGGAAGTTTTGATGATAGAGCAAAAAAGATTACTAAAGCGTTTGTGCGAATTTTAAATCGTACTAATGTTTCTTTTGCAGTTTTAGGTACAGAAGAGAGTTGTACTGGGGATCCTGCAAAAAGAGCTGGAAATGAATTTTTGTTTCAAATGCAAGCCATGATGAATATCGAGGTGTTGAATGCTTATGAAGCTAAAAAAATCGTTACGGCTTGCCCACACTGTTTTAATACTTTGAAAAATGAATATCCTGAATTAGGAGGTAATTACGAAGTTATTCACCATACAGAGTTTTTAAAATCATTAATTGATGATGGAAGATTAACTGTTGAAGGTGGGCAGTTTAAAGGTAAAAAAATTACTTTCCATGATCCTTGTTATCTAGGTAGAGCAAATAAAGTTTACGAAGCGCCAAGAGATTTAATTCAGAAATTAGACGTTGAATTAGTTGAAATGAAACGTTCTAAAGCAAACGGATTATGCTGTGGAGCAGGAGGAGCACAGATGTTTAAAGATGCTGAGCCAGGAAACAAAGAGGTTAATGTTCTTCGTACAGAAGATGCATTAGAAGTAAAACCAGACATTATTGCTGCGGGTTGTCCGTTCTGTAATACAATGTTAACCGATGGTATCAAGCACCAAGAAAAAGAAGGACAGGTTAAAGTTCTGGATATTGCTGAGTTAATTGCAAATGCACAGGATTTGTAA
- a CDS encoding methylglyoxal synthase gives MEIAIIAHDGKKADLIDFLIKNEAVLHNEKIRLIGTGTTGGKAEAAGFKTQRMLSGPLGGDAQIAGRVAEGITQMVFFFKDPLSSHPHEADINMLIRVCDVHNVPLATNEATAQLLLDAIAQQL, from the coding sequence ATGGAAATTGCCATTATTGCTCATGATGGAAAAAAAGCGGATTTAATTGATTTCTTGATCAAAAATGAAGCTGTTTTGCATAATGAAAAAATAAGACTGATCGGTACTGGTACTACGGGAGGAAAAGCAGAAGCTGCTGGATTTAAAACTCAGAGAATGCTTTCTGGACCTCTTGGGGGCGATGCGCAAATTGCCGGAAGAGTTGCGGAAGGAATTACGCAGATGGTTTTCTTTTTTAAAGACCCTTTGTCAAGTCATCCGCATGAAGCAGATATTAATATGCTAATTCGTGTTTGCGATGTGCATAATGTGCCGCTGGCAACCAATGAAGCAACGGCACAATTATTATTAGATGCTATTGCACAGCAATTATAG
- the gap gene encoding type I glyceraldehyde-3-phosphate dehydrogenase produces MSKVKLGINGFGRIGRIVFRESFNRDNVEVVAINDLLDVDHLAYLLKYDSVHGRFNGTVEVKEGKLYVNGRNIRITAERNPADLKWNEVDVDVVAECTGIFTTIETASEHLKGGAKKVIISAPSADAPMFVMGVNHETAKASDLVVSNASCTTNCLAPLAKVIHDNFEIVEGLMTTVHATTSTQMTADGPSRKDWRGGRAAAINIIPSSTGAAKAVGKVIPSLNGKLTGMSFRVPTADVSVVDLTVKVAKETTYEEILAVLKKASENEMKGILGYTEDAVVSQDFISDKRTSIVDAGAGIGLNSTFFKLVSWYDNEYGYSSKLIDLSVHIAGLK; encoded by the coding sequence ATGTCAAAAGTAAAATTAGGAATAAACGGATTTGGACGTATCGGAAGAATCGTTTTTAGAGAGTCTTTCAATAGAGATAATGTAGAAGTTGTTGCAATCAACGACTTGTTAGACGTAGATCACTTAGCTTATTTATTAAAATATGATTCAGTTCACGGTCGTTTCAACGGAACTGTAGAAGTTAAAGAAGGAAAACTTTATGTAAACGGAAGAAACATCCGTATCACTGCAGAAAGAAATCCAGCTGATTTAAAATGGAACGAAGTTGATGTAGATGTAGTAGCTGAATGTACTGGTATCTTCACAACTATCGAAACTGCAAGTGAGCACTTAAAAGGTGGTGCAAAGAAAGTTATCATTTCTGCTCCTTCTGCTGATGCTCCAATGTTTGTAATGGGAGTTAACCACGAAACTGCAAAAGCTTCTGATTTAGTTGTTTCTAACGCTTCTTGTACTACAAACTGTTTAGCTCCTTTAGCTAAAGTTATCCACGATAATTTCGAAATCGTTGAAGGTTTAATGACAACTGTTCACGCAACTACTTCAACTCAAATGACTGCTGACGGACCTTCTAGAAAAGACTGGAGAGGTGGACGTGCTGCTGCAATCAACATCATTCCTTCTTCAACAGGTGCTGCTAAAGCGGTTGGAAAAGTAATCCCATCTTTGAATGGGAAATTAACTGGAATGTCTTTCCGTGTTCCTACTGCTGACGTTTCTGTTGTAGATTTAACTGTAAAAGTTGCTAAAGAAACAACTTACGAAGAAATCTTAGCTGTATTGAAAAAAGCTTCTGAGAACGAAATGAAAGGTATCTTAGGATATACTGAAGATGCAGTTGTATCTCAAGATTTTATCTCAGATAAAAGAACTTCAATCGTTGATGCTGGTGCAGGAATCGGATTAAACTCTACTTTCTTCAAATTAGTATCTTGGTATGACAATGAGTACGGATACTCAAGCAAATTAATTGATTTATCTGTACATATTGCAGGTTTAAAATAA
- a CDS encoding N-acetylglucosamine kinase encodes MKLIVDSGSTKADWIAIDDNGKVLFTTQTLGLNPEILDEPEIIERLNDRFDILQNKKNATHLFFYGAGCGTDRMKEWLKRIFQEYFSNAIVDVQEDTYAAVYATTPKGEEAIVSILGTGSNCSYFDGKVLHQKVQSLGYIVMDDCSGNVFGKELIRKYYFNKMPKELAVELEKEYDVDPDFIKNKLYKEPNPNAYLATYAKFLIKHKDTEFCRKIIFKGMKSFVKNYIKQFDNCKEVPVHFVGSIAFYLKDELQETFNKYELQLGNVLRRPIDGLIAYHVANQ; translated from the coding sequence ATGAAATTAATAGTTGACAGTGGATCTACTAAAGCCGATTGGATTGCGATAGATGATAATGGAAAAGTATTATTCACAACACAAACTTTAGGATTAAATCCTGAAATTCTAGACGAGCCAGAAATCATAGAAAGATTAAATGACCGTTTCGATATTTTACAAAACAAAAAAAATGCTACGCATTTATTCTTTTATGGTGCCGGTTGTGGTACAGACAGAATGAAAGAGTGGTTGAAAAGAATTTTTCAAGAATATTTTTCTAACGCAATTGTAGACGTTCAAGAAGATACTTATGCTGCTGTTTATGCAACAACTCCAAAAGGAGAAGAAGCGATTGTTTCTATCTTAGGAACAGGCTCTAACTGTAGTTATTTTGATGGAAAAGTATTGCATCAAAAAGTTCAGTCATTAGGTTATATCGTAATGGATGATTGTAGCGGTAACGTTTTTGGAAAAGAATTAATTAGAAAATACTATTTTAATAAAATGCCTAAAGAATTGGCTGTTGAACTTGAAAAAGAGTACGACGTTGATCCAGATTTTATTAAAAACAAATTATACAAGGAACCAAATCCAAACGCTTATTTGGCAACTTATGCTAAGTTCTTGATTAAGCATAAAGACACTGAGTTCTGCAGAAAAATCATCTTCAAAGGAATGAAGTCTTTCGTTAAGAATTACATCAAACAATTTGATAACTGCAAAGAAGTTCCAGTACATTTTGTTGGTTCTATTGCATTTTATTTGAAAGATGAATTACAAGAGACATTCAATAAATATGAACTTCAATTAGGGAATGTTTTAAGAAGACCTATTGATGGATTAATTGCTTACCATGTCGCTAATCAATAG
- the pfkA gene encoding 6-phosphofructokinase, translating to MPKTIKKVGVLTSGGDSPGMNAAIRSVVRTCAYHNIECIGIYRGYQGMIEGDFKEMGPRSVNNIVNKGGTILKSARSVEFRTPEGRKKAHENLVKAGVDALVVIGGDGSFTGGLIFNAEFGFPVMGIPGTIDNDIYGTSFTLGYDTALNTVVDCIDKIRDTASSHNRLFFVEVMGRDAGHIALNAGIGAGAEEILIPEEDLGLDRLLDSLQKSKASGKSSSIVVIAEGDKIGKNVFELKDYVEANLPEYDVRVSVLGHMQRGGSPSCFDRVLASRLGVKAVESLIEGKSNYMVGLREDKVILTPLEQAIKGKSEIDKELLRVSDIMST from the coding sequence ATGCCAAAAACAATAAAAAAAGTAGGTGTTCTTACCTCAGGAGGAGATTCACCTGGAATGAATGCTGCAATACGATCAGTTGTTCGAACTTGCGCATATCACAATATCGAATGTATCGGAATTTATAGAGGGTACCAGGGAATGATTGAGGGCGACTTCAAAGAGATGGGACCACGTAGCGTAAATAATATTGTAAACAAAGGTGGAACGATCTTAAAATCGGCTCGTTCAGTTGAGTTTAGAACCCCTGAAGGTAGAAAAAAAGCACACGAGAATCTTGTTAAGGCTGGTGTTGATGCTTTGGTTGTTATTGGTGGAGACGGAAGTTTTACTGGAGGATTGATTTTTAATGCAGAATTTGGTTTTCCTGTAATGGGAATTCCAGGTACAATTGATAATGATATTTATGGTACAAGTTTTACTTTAGGGTATGACACTGCTTTAAATACTGTTGTAGATTGTATCGATAAAATTAGAGATACAGCAAGTTCGCATAACCGTCTTTTCTTTGTAGAGGTTATGGGTAGAGATGCTGGTCACATTGCTCTTAATGCAGGTATTGGTGCAGGAGCAGAAGAAATCCTTATTCCTGAAGAAGATTTAGGTTTAGATCGTCTTTTAGATTCACTTCAAAAAAGTAAAGCATCAGGAAAATCATCAAGTATAGTTGTTATTGCCGAAGGAGATAAGATTGGTAAAAACGTATTCGAATTAAAAGATTATGTTGAGGCCAACCTTCCTGAGTACGACGTAAGAGTTTCTGTTTTAGGACACATGCAGCGTGGTGGTTCTCCATCTTGTTTTGACCGTGTTTTAGCAAGCCGTTTAGGAGTAAAAGCAGTAGAATCTTTAATTGAAGGAAAATCAAATTATATGGTTGGACTTCGTGAAGATAAAGTGATTTTAACTCCGCTTGAGCAAGCTATTAAAGGAAAATCAGAAATTGACAAAGAATTGTTAAGAGTGTCAGACATTATGTCGACATAA
- a CDS encoding N-acetylmuramoyl-L-alanine amidase family protein, which yields MNGINKFKVIFTLFLTISSFCAHSQSNVFKVTLDAGHGDHDFGAVYSGRIEKNIALAIVLKVGKILELNPNVNVIYTRKTDVFVDLVERANIANRANSNIFVSIHCNANKNTAADGTETYVMGLSKVASNLEAAKKENSVITLEKDYKRKYEGYDPNSPESMIGMTLMQEEYLDNSITLATKIEENFEKLGKKLRHGGVKQAPFMVLHKAYMPRVLVETGFVSNPTEGNILNSEEGQDDIARAIAEAILSYKREYFGSGTESEDSRPIRDTSTKAKPKTNTPVAVAKNAPKGTFFKVQLIASIKKTPLEPKNFKGLKNVTMVYENNIYKYFYEETPSYETAQKYLQEAKSKGYGAAFLVATKDGEKISIQDAIK from the coding sequence ATGAATGGAATTAACAAATTTAAAGTAATATTTACTTTATTTCTAACGATATCGTCTTTTTGTGCTCACAGTCAGTCAAATGTGTTTAAAGTGACACTTGATGCTGGACATGGAGATCATGACTTTGGAGCTGTTTATAGCGGACGAATTGAAAAAAATATTGCTTTAGCTATTGTTTTGAAAGTAGGGAAGATTTTAGAGCTAAATCCAAATGTTAATGTAATTTATACCCGTAAAACTGACGTTTTTGTTGATTTGGTCGAAAGAGCCAATATTGCAAACAGAGCAAATTCAAATATTTTTGTCTCGATTCACTGCAACGCCAATAAAAATACGGCAGCCGACGGAACAGAAACTTATGTAATGGGTTTAAGTAAAGTAGCATCAAACCTTGAAGCTGCGAAAAAAGAGAACTCGGTAATTACATTAGAGAAAGACTATAAACGTAAATATGAAGGGTATGACCCAAATTCTCCAGAATCGATGATTGGTATGACTCTAATGCAAGAAGAATATTTAGATAATAGTATTACTCTGGCAACTAAAATCGAAGAAAACTTTGAAAAGTTAGGGAAAAAACTTCGTCATGGAGGGGTAAAACAAGCGCCTTTTATGGTACTTCATAAAGCGTATATGCCTAGAGTTTTGGTTGAAACTGGATTTGTTTCTAATCCAACAGAAGGAAATATACTGAATTCAGAAGAAGGGCAGGATGATATTGCAAGAGCAATTGCAGAAGCTATTTTAAGTTATAAAAGAGAATACTTTGGTTCAGGAACTGAGTCAGAGGATAGTCGGCCCATAAGAGATACCTCAACTAAGGCAAAACCAAAAACAAATACTCCAGTTGCTGTTGCTAAAAATGCGCCAAAAGGAACGTTTTTTAAAGTGCAGCTTATTGCAAGCATCAAGAAAACACCTTTAGAGCCAAAAAACTTTAAAGGGCTTAAAAATGTAACAATGGTATACGAAAATAATATTTATAAATATTTCTACGAAGAAACTCCAAGTTACGAAACAGCGCAAAAATATCTGCAAGAAGCTAAAAGTAAAGGATATGGCGCAGCGTTTTTAGTGGCAACTAAAGATGGCGAAAAAATCAGTATTCAGGACGCGATTAAATAA
- a CDS encoding RidA family protein, whose amino-acid sequence MKKIIFTEKAPAPIGPYNQAVLSGNTLYASGQIAINPESGELVTDNINDETTQVMKNIAAILEAAGMTFENVVKSTIFIMDMNNFGAINTVYGSYFNEKTAPARETVQVACLPKNVNVEISIIAVQ is encoded by the coding sequence ATGAAAAAAATCATTTTTACCGAGAAGGCTCCGGCTCCAATCGGACCTTATAATCAAGCCGTATTATCTGGAAACACACTTTATGCTTCTGGACAGATTGCAATCAATCCTGAGTCAGGAGAATTGGTTACAGACAATATTAATGACGAGACTACACAAGTTATGAAAAACATTGCTGCTATTCTTGAAGCTGCAGGTATGACTTTTGAGAACGTTGTAAAATCAACTATTTTCATCATGGACATGAATAACTTTGGAGCAATAAACACCGTTTACGGTTCTTATTTTAACGAAAAAACCGCTCCAGCTCGTGAAACGGTTCAAGTGGCTTGTCTGCCAAAAAATGTTAATGTAGAAATTTCTATAATTGCTGTGCAATAG
- a CDS encoding (Fe-S)-binding protein — MSYLDNILFAVLLIVGFGFFTASVKKIIRNINLGVDVDRKDNPKARWKNMALIALGQSKMVRRPVAGILHIFVYVGFIIINIELLEIIIDGLFGTHRVFAPYLGVVYDVLIASFEILAILVIIAVVTFWIRRNVIRLKRFVSKDLTGFPKSDANYILYFETVLMILFLLMNASDLHLQNVPGGYSHFHKAGSYPISQFLAPIFNGTSNEVVGLLFEVFWWLHIVGILVFMNYLYFSKHLHILLAFPNTYFANLKPEGQFDNLASVTKEVKLMMDPNADPFAAAPADDNAHPAKFGASDVQDLNWVQLLNAYTCTECGRCTSSCPANQTGKKLSPRKIMMDTRDRLTEVGKNIDANKGVFVPDNKSLLNDYITPEELWACTSCNACVEECPVNISPLSIIMDMRRYLVMEQSAAPMSLNAMMTNIENNGAPWQYSQQDRLNWKNEN, encoded by the coding sequence ATGAGTTATTTAGATAATATTTTATTCGCAGTACTTCTTATAGTAGGTTTCGGTTTTTTTACAGCGAGCGTAAAAAAAATCATCCGAAATATTAATCTAGGAGTCGATGTAGATCGAAAAGATAATCCTAAAGCTCGTTGGAAAAACATGGCATTGATTGCTCTAGGGCAGTCAAAAATGGTGAGACGCCCTGTTGCAGGAATTCTTCATATTTTTGTATATGTCGGTTTCATAATAATTAATATTGAATTATTAGAAATTATTATCGATGGACTTTTTGGAACACATAGAGTTTTTGCACCTTATTTAGGTGTAGTTTATGATGTCCTAATTGCTTCATTTGAAATATTGGCGATACTTGTAATTATTGCTGTAGTTACTTTCTGGATCAGAAGAAATGTAATCCGTTTGAAACGTTTTGTAAGCAAAGATCTAACTGGTTTTCCAAAGAGCGATGCTAATTACATTTTGTATTTCGAAACAGTTTTAATGATTCTGTTTTTATTGATGAATGCATCTGATTTGCATTTGCAGAATGTTCCAGGTGGATATTCTCATTTTCATAAAGCAGGAAGTTATCCGATAAGCCAGTTTTTAGCACCGATTTTTAATGGTACTTCAAACGAAGTTGTTGGGCTATTATTCGAAGTTTTCTGGTGGCTGCATATTGTTGGTATTTTAGTTTTTATGAACTATTTGTACTTTTCAAAACATTTGCATATTCTTTTGGCTTTCCCGAATACCTATTTTGCAAACTTAAAACCAGAAGGACAGTTTGATAATCTAGCTTCAGTTACAAAAGAAGTAAAACTGATGATGGATCCAAATGCAGATCCTTTTGCGGCAGCTCCAGCTGATGATAATGCACACCCCGCTAAATTTGGTGCAAGTGATGTTCAGGATTTAAACTGGGTTCAGTTATTAAATGCATATACTTGTACAGAATGCGGTCGTTGTACTTCTTCTTGTCCAGCAAATCAAACAGGTAAAAAATTGTCTCCACGTAAAATCATGATGGATACAAGAGACCGTTTGACAGAAGTTGGTAAAAATATTGACGCCAATAAAGGTGTTTTTGTTCCAGATAACAAATCACTTTTAAACGATTATATTACGCCAGAAGAATTATGGGCTTGTACGTCTTGTAATGCTTGCGTTGAAGAATGTCCAGTAAATATTAGTCCATTATCTATCATTATGGATATGCGTCGTTATTTGGTTATGGAACAAAGTGCTGCTCCAATGTCATTAAACGCTATGATGACTAATATTGAAAATAATGGTGCGCCTTGGCAATACAGCCAGCAAGACCGTTTAAATTGGAAAAACGAGAATTAA
- a CDS encoding MlaD family protein: protein MKLTREIKTAILVIASILLFIWGYSFLKGRDLFTNYTILYAEYDNVEDLSPSAPVTLNGLAIGKVNKITIDEVTGKLLVELQLKTDFPISKTSTASIYSPSLIGGKQIKIIPNFADKELAEDGQKLVSSVELGLTESLGGKIEPIQQKLDKMLLNIDNLVTGLNNTLDKNTQENLKKTIAELSQTMEQFHKASGSLNNILDTNKGQINGMVTNFNKMSGNFNKISDSLNKADLGKTVRNLNQTLAKVDVLMSNLNSGKGTAGKILNDEALYNNLTKTSKELELLLQDLRLYPTRYVNVSLFGKKNKPYVAPTEETNSTDKK from the coding sequence TTGAAACTAACAAGAGAAATTAAAACGGCTATTTTAGTCATTGCATCCATTCTACTATTTATCTGGGGATATAGTTTTTTAAAGGGAAGAGACCTTTTTACTAATTATACAATATTATATGCTGAATATGATAATGTTGAAGATTTATCACCATCTGCACCAGTTACACTTAACGGACTTGCGATTGGTAAAGTAAATAAAATTACAATTGATGAAGTTACTGGTAAATTGTTAGTTGAGCTTCAGCTTAAAACAGATTTTCCAATTTCTAAAACTAGTACAGCTTCTATTTATTCTCCAAGTTTGATTGGAGGGAAACAAATTAAAATTATTCCAAATTTTGCTGATAAAGAATTGGCAGAAGACGGACAGAAATTGGTTTCTTCTGTTGAATTAGGATTGACAGAATCATTAGGAGGAAAAATTGAACCAATTCAGCAAAAGCTTGATAAAATGCTTTTGAATATTGATAATTTGGTTACAGGATTAAATAATACTTTAGATAAAAATACTCAAGAAAATCTAAAGAAAACAATTGCTGAGTTAAGTCAGACAATGGAACAATTTCATAAAGCTTCTGGAAGTCTTAATAATATCTTGGATACTAATAAAGGACAGATTAATGGAATGGTTACAAACTTCAATAAGATGTCTGGCAACTTCAATAAAATTTCTGATTCATTAAATAAAGCAGATTTAGGAAAAACAGTTCGCAACTTGAACCAAACTTTAGCTAAAGTTGATGTTTTAATGAGCAACTTGAATTCTGGAAAAGGCACGGCAGGAAAAATACTTAACGATGAGGCTTTGTATAATAATTTGACAAAAACCTCAAAAGAACTTGAATTGTTATTGCAAGACCTTCGTCTTTATCCAACACGTTACGTAAACGTTTCTCTTTTCGGAAAGAAAAATAAGCCATACGTAGCACCAACAGAAGAAACAAACTCAACCGATAAAAAATAA
- a CDS encoding putative LPS assembly protein LptD — MTCQKTSHNFTKIAFKPLHTNLFNIVLISFFLTIGCGNLYSQEIKNKKKPLPAVKQTDKETPAITDTIKLDTVKPKKTFLDGKVRYKAKDYAKIDQKKKLITLYNEAELYYKDVELKSGIIVLNYEKDEVYAGRIKDSAGVLTQYPNFKQGSSEVQPDSIRFNFKTKKALIYNSRTKQGELNIKASVTKKENDSVYFLKGARITTAQDIDNPEYYFQTSRIKFVPGKKIVAGLTQLVIADVPTPLALPYGFFPLSKEKSVSGIIIPSYNDSNTRGFSLQNGGYYFALSDNYDLTVLGDYYTNGSYAMRFESAYAKRYKYRGNVNIRFENLINSERGYPDYSKQNIYNIQWSHSKDTKSNPNSTFSASVNMGSSKYFKQSINQANIGSNLNNTLSSSISYNKTFNTIPGSRISLSATHSQNTQTEDIIMTLPSLQGSIDRVYPFVGKDGVKKGLIKNINLQYNVSGKNYFKTKDSLFFKPQMFDDAQLGLQQTIPLSTNFKIFKYFSAGASTTYQETWVNKTIQKEYDPAAGQTINKTVNGFDAFRTYNFSTNLGTTIYGTFNFGADKKIQSIRHVMRPSITYAYTPSFEKYYDTYAVDASGRITSEYTRFENGLYGAPGKENSNIVGFALSNTFEAKVRDRDSTKTEPKKIMLLNNLNFSTSYNFNADGKSTFGWQPVLVSGGTQFFDNKMNMNFGATLDPYAIDNGGNKIDKFNIDNGGSLFRMTSANVTVNYSFTNKGTGKEKEKNTQSQRNGGRNDDLFGTNTDLNDSRNSQFANEPEREDAITEFFNSKVPWDMTLAYSLTYSNVKRENTISGNSIMVSINTDLTPKWKAGVSTGYDFVQKGVTFTQFRFERDLLSWRMAFNWQPLGTNSNWNFFIGIKSGMLSDIKWNKRSVSNR, encoded by the coding sequence TTGACGTGTCAAAAAACAAGCCATAATTTTACAAAAATAGCATTTAAACCTTTGCATACAAACTTATTTAATATCGTTTTAATATCATTTTTCCTAACTATAGGTTGTGGTAATTTATATTCGCAAGAAATAAAAAACAAAAAAAAGCCTTTACCTGCTGTAAAACAAACAGATAAAGAAACTCCTGCGATTACAGACACCATAAAACTAGATACTGTTAAACCAAAAAAGACTTTTTTGGACGGAAAAGTTAGATATAAAGCTAAAGATTATGCTAAAATTGACCAGAAAAAAAAGCTGATTACTTTATATAATGAAGCTGAATTATACTATAAAGATGTAGAATTAAAATCGGGTATAATTGTACTTAATTATGAAAAAGACGAAGTTTATGCAGGAAGAATTAAAGATTCTGCTGGCGTATTAACCCAATATCCTAATTTCAAACAGGGATCAAGTGAAGTGCAGCCTGATTCTATCCGTTTTAATTTTAAAACCAAAAAGGCTTTAATTTATAATTCGAGAACAAAACAAGGTGAACTGAATATTAAGGCTTCAGTTACTAAAAAAGAAAACGACTCCGTATACTTTTTAAAAGGAGCCCGTATAACAACTGCTCAAGATATTGACAATCCTGAATACTACTTTCAAACTAGTAGAATTAAATTTGTGCCAGGCAAAAAAATCGTTGCTGGATTAACACAATTGGTAATTGCTGATGTTCCTACCCCACTTGCATTGCCTTATGGATTTTTTCCTTTAAGTAAAGAAAAAAGCGTTTCGGGTATTATCATTCCAAGTTATAACGATTCTAACACAAGAGGTTTTTCATTGCAAAATGGAGGTTATTATTTTGCCCTCAGCGACAATTACGACTTAACTGTACTTGGAGATTATTATACCAACGGAAGTTACGCCATGCGATTTGAATCGGCATATGCTAAACGATATAAATATAGAGGAAATGTCAACATCCGTTTTGAGAACTTAATTAACAGCGAACGTGGTTATCCTGATTACTCAAAACAAAACATTTACAACATTCAGTGGTCACATTCTAAAGACACAAAATCAAATCCAAATTCCACTTTCTCTGCTTCTGTAAACATGGGTAGCAGTAAGTACTTTAAACAGTCTATCAACCAAGCGAATATTGGATCAAACTTAAACAATACTTTAAGTTCTTCTATTTCATACAACAAAACTTTCAATACCATTCCTGGTTCTCGTATTTCGTTATCTGCAACTCACAGTCAGAATACGCAAACAGAAGACATTATTATGACGCTTCCGTCTTTACAAGGAAGTATTGACCGTGTATATCCCTTTGTTGGAAAGGATGGCGTAAAGAAAGGATTAATTAAGAATATCAACTTACAATATAATGTAAGCGGTAAAAACTATTTTAAAACAAAAGATTCGCTATTTTTCAAACCTCAGATGTTTGACGATGCGCAATTAGGTTTACAACAGACTATTCCGTTGAGCACCAACTTTAAGATTTTTAAATATTTTAGTGCTGGAGCTTCTACGACTTACCAAGAAACGTGGGTTAACAAAACTATCCAGAAAGAGTATGATCCTGCTGCTGGACAAACCATTAATAAAACCGTAAATGGTTTTGATGCTTTTAGAACTTATAATTTCAGCACCAATTTAGGTACTACTATTTACGGAACTTTCAATTTTGGAGCTGATAAAAAAATTCAATCTATTCGACACGTCATGCGTCCGAGTATAACGTATGCTTACACGCCAAGTTTCGAGAAATATTATGATACTTATGCTGTAGACGCTTCTGGAAGAATTACTTCTGAGTACACCAGATTCGAAAACGGATTATACGGAGCACCAGGAAAAGAGAATTCTAATATTGTAGGTTTTGCTTTGAGCAATACTTTTGAAGCTAAAGTAAGAGACCGTGACAGCACAAAAACAGAACCTAAAAAGATTATGCTGCTGAACAACTTAAACTTCAGCACAAGCTATAATTTCAACGCTGACGGAAAAAGTACGTTTGGATGGCAACCTGTATTAGTTAGCGGTGGAACGCAGTTTTTTGACAACAAAATGAATATGAATTTTGGTGCCACATTAGATCCGTACGCGATTGATAATGGAGGTAACAAAATTGATAAATTCAACATTGACAATGGCGGAAGTTTGTTTAGAATGACAAGTGCAAACGTAACTGTAAACTATTCATTCACGAACAAAGGAACCGGAAAAGAAAAAGAAAAAAATACTCAGAGTCAGCGAAACGGTGGTCGAAATGATGATTTATTTGGTACAAATACAGATTTAAATGACAGCCGTAACAGCCAGTTTGCCAATGAACCTGAAAGAGAAGATGCCATTACGGAATTCTTTAATTCTAAAGTCCCGTGGGACATGACACTTGCTTATTCATTAACGTATTCAAACGTAAAGCGAGAAAATACTATTTCTGGAAACTCCATCATGGTTTCCATCAATACCGACCTTACTCCTAAATGGAAAGCAGGGGTTTCAACTGGTTACGATTTTGTACAAAAAGGAGTTACCTTTACACAATTCCGTTTTGAAAGAGACTTGTTAAGCTGGAGAATGGCTTTCAACTGGCAACCATTAGGAACCAATTCTAACTGGAACTTCTTCATCGGAATTAAATCTGGTATGCTTAGCGATATCAAATGGAACAAACGTAGCGTTTCAAATAGATAA